A window of Campylobacter ureolyticus contains these coding sequences:
- the rsmG gene encoding 16S rRNA (guanine(527)-N(7))-methyltransferase RsmG, translated as MNNLDEIIHSLNFKQKTKKFGEILSKFNKIHSLTKYENLEFVMQDSLNGLKFITNSPKIAIDVGSGAGFPAIFLALVLKDCKWHLFEPNVKKSSFLTYTKINLGLENVIIHSKKIEDETKFQANLITSRALMRADLLLEICKGFYNKETLFLLYKGSNAENEIKNLKDYKLNRYQNRVFLTFKGEKNG; from the coding sequence ATGAATAATCTTGATGAAATTATTCATAGTCTAAATTTTAAACAAAAAACTAAAAAATTTGGTGAAATTCTATCTAAATTTAATAAAATCCATAGCCTTACAAAGTATGAAAATTTAGAATTTGTAATGCAAGATAGCCTAAATGGACTTAAATTTATAACAAACTCGCCAAAAATAGCAATTGATGTTGGGAGTGGTGCTGGATTTCCTGCTATTTTTTTAGCTCTCGTTTTGAAAGATTGTAAATGGCATTTATTTGAACCAAATGTTAAAAAATCATCTTTTTTAACATATACAAAAATAAATTTAGGACTCGAAAATGTTATAATACACTCGAAAAAAATAGAAGATGAAACTAAATTTCAAGCTAACTTAATAACATCAAGAGCTTTAATGAGAGCTGATTTGCTTTTAGAAATTTGTAAAGGTTTTTATAACAAAGAAACTTTATTTTTACTATACAAAGGCTCAAATGCAGAAAATGAGATAAAAAATTTAAAAGATTATAAACTTAACAGATATCAAAATAGAGTATTTCTAACTTTTAAAGGAGAGAAAAATGGCTAA
- a CDS encoding PP0621 family protein — protein MAKLLMLGIIIAIVYFFILPRFQRPKNSDKKIQNFVECKKCGTFIDIKESVIKNGDYICKECINKE, from the coding sequence ATGGCTAAATTATTAATGCTTGGAATTATCATAGCAATAGTTTATTTTTTTATATTACCAAGATTTCAAAGACCAAAAAACAGTGATAAAAAAATACAAAATTTTGTAGAATGCAAAAAATGTGGCACTTTTATCGACATAAAAGAAAGTGTTATAAAAAATGGAGATTATATCTGTAAAGAGTGCATAAACAAGGAATAA